The sequence AAATAATCGGCCAGACTGAGGTTGGCGACTTTCTCTGCCAGATGACCCAATGGATAGAAATTATTCACTTCGGTCAGCGTCAGATCGCCATGCAGACTGAAATCACCAAAGAATTCGCTTTCTTTGAGCTTCCTGCCCTCCCCGCTTGCTGCCAGCACCCGGCTGATGCTGTCCATGTCTTCGACTTTTGCCAGTACCAGCAGAATATCCCCTTCCAGTAACCGGCTGTCAGGATCCGGTGGTAACCAGATCTGCTCACGAATCACACCGGCATAAGCGATATCCGCGCTGAAATTGAGCTCAAACCATTTGTGTTCAAAGGCAGGCACATCAGGAGTGATGGGAAAAGACATCACCTCAAGGGGATCGGCACTGGCGATACTCTCAAGCGGTACACGCTCCCGTGGATGAGGTGTTTCCGGCACCTCCAGTCCCAGCCAGCGGGCAATGGGGCTCATGGTCCAGCCCTGAATAAACAGCGAGATCAGTACCACAAAAAAGGCCACGTCAAAGTACAGTTCCTGGTCGTCCAGGCCCGATAACCAGGGATACAGCGCCAGAATAATAGGTACCGCGCCGCGCAGGCCGACCCAGCTGATAAACAGCTGTTCTCGCCAGGGAAAGGAAAATGGCAGCAGACACACCAGCACCGCCACCGGGCGGGCGATAAAAATCAGCACCAACGCCACAGATATGGCCAGGGGCGCATGGGCGATCAGGTTAGACGGAGTAACCAGTAAACCGAGGATCAGGAACATCATGATCTGCCCCAGCCAGGTCAGACCATCCTGCACCTGCAGAATATGCATCAGATGAGGCAACCTGGCATTTCCAATCAGATAGCCCATCAGGTAAACGGCCAGAAAACCACTGCCGTTGATATGGCTGGTCATGGCAAAAACAAAAATGGCGCTGGCTGCTGCCAGTATTGGCAGGAAACTGAAACTTAAGGGCACCCTGTGGGCCAGCAGCACAAAACCTTTACCGCCGAGCCAGCCCGCAGCCAGACCCACCAACATCTGCCAGGCCACATCCAGCGCCAGTGGCAGCAGATGTAATTCAGCACCGGATACCAGTGCCCCGGTCAGGGCCATGGTCAGGATCACGGCCATGGGATCGTTGGTACCGGATTCAATTTCCAGGGTCGAGGCAACCCGCTGTTTGAGCACCACCCCCCGGGACTGAAAAATCCCAAATACCGCAGCGGCATCGGTAGAACTTAAAATGGCACCAATTAGCAGCGCTGTGGGCCAGGGCAAGCCGAAGAAATACACCGCGCCGGCGGCGGTCAGTGAACAGGTCAGTGCCACGCCAACTGTGGCCAGGCTGATAGCGGGCCATAATGCCACCCGGAAGCGCTCTTTACGGGTGCGCATACCACCGTCGAAAAGAATAATCGCCAACGCCGCAGAGCCAATCAGGAAACTCAGCTCGGGGCTGTGAAACTCAATACCGCCTATGCCCTCTTCCCCGGCCAACATCCCCATAATCAGGAATATCAGCAGCAAAGGAGCGCCCAGACGGTCAGACAGCACACTGGCAAGAATGCTCAGCACCAGCAAGGCGCCGACAAACAGCAGTATGGTATTAATCTCCGCCATCAGTGCTCCTTTAACGCAACTCCTTTATAACCAGTATGCCTGAATAAGCGGATTAAATCGCATCCAGAGCCTGTTTAAAGTCGTCAATCACATCTTCGATATCTTCAATACCCACGCTGAGGCGGATCATATTATCACTGATGGCCATCTTCGCACGCTGCTCAGCACCCATTTCATAATAAATGGTGTGCGCCACCGGGATCGCCAGAGTACGGGTATCGCCCAGATGAGTGGCGTTAAGCACCAGTCTGAGCTTGTTTAAAAATGCAAAGCAATCCAGATCAGGCTTAAGATCGACACTCAGGATACCGCCATAGTATTTAAACAGCTGCCGTGAAAGCTGGTGTTGTGGGTGATCTGACAGGCCCGGGTAGTAAACCTTGTCCACCTTGTCGTGACTGGCCAGAAACGTGGCCAGCTTAAGGGCATTGTTACAACACTTTTCCATTCTCAGCGCCAGGGTTTCAAGCCCCACAGAAATCAAATGAGCCGAATCGGGAGTCAGGCAACCGCCCATATCCCGCAGGCCTTTTTTCTTGATTTGCGTAATACCCCAAAGCTCTGGCGGCTGAGATTTATAGGCTGGATTAATATTGACAAACTGCTGCCAGTCATACAGACCGGTATCGATCACCGCGCCGCCCAACACATGACCGTGGCCGGCAACATACTTGGTCAGCGAGCCCATCAGCAGCGAGGCCTTGGCCGCCTTGGCATCAAACAAAAAGGCCGGGGTCATGGTGTTATCCACCATATACACCAGTTTGTTCTGCTCGCACAACTCACCGATAGCCTGCAGATCAGCCACCTGTGTCACCGGATTGGCGATGGTCTCCAGATACACTGCTTTGGTATTGTCCTGGATCGCCGCTTCCACTTTGGTCACATCGGTCA comes from Lacimicrobium alkaliphilum and encodes:
- a CDS encoding potassium/proton antiporter — translated: MAEINTILLFVGALLVLSILASVLSDRLGAPLLLIFLIMGMLAGEEGIGGIEFHSPELSFLIGSAALAIILFDGGMRTRKERFRVALWPAISLATVGVALTCSLTAAGAVYFFGLPWPTALLIGAILSSTDAAAVFGIFQSRGVVLKQRVASTLEIESGTNDPMAVILTMALTGALVSGAELHLLPLALDVAWQMLVGLAAGWLGGKGFVLLAHRVPLSFSFLPILAAASAIFVFAMTSHINGSGFLAVYLMGYLIGNARLPHLMHILQVQDGLTWLGQIMMFLILGLLVTPSNLIAHAPLAISVALVLIFIARPVAVLVCLLPFSFPWREQLFISWVGLRGAVPIILALYPWLSGLDDQELYFDVAFFVVLISLFIQGWTMSPIARWLGLEVPETPHPRERVPLESIASADPLEVMSFPITPDVPAFEHKWFELNFSADIAYAGVIREQIWLPPDPDSRLLEGDILLVLAKVEDMDSISRVLAASGEGRKLKESEFFGDFSLHGDLTLTEVNNFYPLGHLAEKVANLSLADYFSLKYHRRVVIGDSLRLGQVILTVRELDDKGRILSLGIRGA
- a CDS encoding cystathionine gamma-synthase family protein; this encodes MDFKGFTTRLVHADRLLNKPEDGAVHQATTNSVLFEYPQVEDLVDVFQGRQNGHAYSRQSSASINALQNILADMEGGVAALTFATGMAAITTTLLTLLRQGDHLILSQFLFGNTNSFADTLRGLGIEVSLVDVTDVTKVEAAIQDNTKAVYLETIANPVTQVADLQAIGELCEQNKLVYMVDNTMTPAFLFDAKAAKASLLMGSLTKYVAGHGHVLGGAVIDTGLYDWQQFVNINPAYKSQPPELWGITQIKKKGLRDMGGCLTPDSAHLISVGLETLALRMEKCCNNALKLATFLASHDKVDKVYYPGLSDHPQHQLSRQLFKYYGGILSVDLKPDLDCFAFLNKLRLVLNATHLGDTRTLAIPVAHTIYYEMGAEQRAKMAISDNMIRLSVGIEDIEDVIDDFKQALDAI